A single Thermococcus sp. DNA region contains:
- a CDS encoding transcription elongation factor Spt5 — MAEGKIFTVSVTVGQETTTANLIYSKAKTYNIPIQAILAPSKVKGYIFVEAPSKSAVDEAIRGIRHAKRVLPGEIPFHEIEHFLEEKPAVSGFEPGDIVELIAGPFKGEKAKVVRVDESKDEIVVELIGSIVPIPVTVRGEYVRLISKRQKE, encoded by the coding sequence ATGGCCGAGGGAAAGATATTCACAGTCAGCGTTACCGTTGGTCAGGAAACAACGACTGCGAACCTCATTTACAGCAAGGCAAAAACGTACAACATCCCAATCCAGGCCATACTGGCCCCGAGTAAGGTTAAAGGCTACATCTTTGTTGAGGCCCCAAGCAAGAGTGCCGTTGACGAGGCCATAAGGGGTATCCGCCACGCCAAGCGCGTTCTTCCGGGCGAGATTCCCTTTCACGAGATTGAGCACTTCCTTGAGGAGAAGCCAGCCGTTAGCGGGTTCGAGCCCGGTGACATCGTCGAGCTCATTGCCGGCCCGTTCAAGGGCGAGAAGGCCAAGGTCGTCAGGGTTGATGAGAGCAAGGATGAAATCGTTGTCGAGCTCATTGGTTCAATCGTCCCGATACCGGTCACGGTAAGGGGCGAATACGTTAGACTTATAAGCAAACGCCAGAAGGAGTGA
- a CDS encoding TAXI family TRAP transporter solute-binding subunit — protein sequence MKKLGTLAIVAVLVLSIFVAGCIGGQSSTSTATQGGASTTQSSSSGVSYSGTITIYTGGTSGVYYPLGSKYAELLNKAGIKAKAVTSGASVSNAKAIGDGNAQAAIMQNDVAYYAYHGLYMFQGHPIKNLRGVAALYPETVQFVVRADSDIKSLQDLAGKKVAIGAPGSGTAVAAEQILKAAGVWDKIQKVNQDFSQAAQALKLGQIDAAVIVSGAPTPAITQIAVTTPVRVIPISDEVLNKLKSEGYIFYVRQVLPKDTYKGMTEDTPTLAVKALLVVSASLPDDVVYEMTKVLFDNVDALRAVHQKAKYISLDTALDGMSIPLHPGAYKYYEEKGLKVPDNIKPPSG from the coding sequence TTGAAGAAGCTAGGAACACTGGCCATTGTGGCCGTTTTGGTTTTGTCTATCTTTGTTGCTGGATGTATAGGAGGTCAGAGTAGCACATCTACAGCAACCCAAGGAGGTGCTTCCACAACTCAAAGTTCAAGCTCTGGTGTCAGCTATTCTGGAACAATAACAATCTACACTGGAGGTACGAGTGGAGTTTACTATCCGCTTGGTTCAAAATATGCGGAACTTCTCAATAAGGCTGGAATAAAGGCTAAAGCCGTTACAAGCGGTGCAAGTGTTTCAAACGCTAAGGCAATTGGAGATGGAAACGCACAGGCGGCTATTATGCAGAACGATGTGGCTTACTATGCGTACCACGGGTTGTACATGTTCCAAGGGCACCCAATTAAGAACCTTCGCGGTGTTGCGGCACTTTATCCTGAAACTGTTCAGTTCGTTGTCAGGGCTGACAGCGACATAAAGAGCCTTCAGGACTTGGCAGGTAAAAAGGTCGCTATTGGAGCGCCCGGAAGCGGAACAGCAGTTGCCGCTGAGCAAATATTAAAAGCCGCTGGAGTTTGGGACAAGATTCAGAAAGTCAACCAGGACTTTAGCCAGGCAGCTCAGGCTCTCAAGCTTGGCCAGATTGATGCCGCTGTTATAGTTTCAGGTGCACCAACTCCCGCTATAACTCAAATAGCCGTTACAACTCCTGTGAGAGTTATCCCGATCTCTGACGAGGTTCTTAACAAGCTCAAGAGCGAGGGCTACATCTTCTACGTCAGGCAGGTTCTTCCAAAAGACACCTATAAGGGAATGACCGAAGACACGCCAACCCTTGCAGTTAAGGCTCTTCTCGTCGTCAGCGCGAGCCTTCCAGATGACGTCGTTTACGAGATGACCAAGGTTCTCTTCGACAACGTTGATGCCCTCCGCGCCGTCCACCAGAAGGCCAAGTACATAAGCCTTGACACGGCTCTTGACGGTATGAGCATACCGCTCCACCCGGGAGCTTACAAGTATTATGAGGAGAAGGGACTCAAAGTTCCAGACAACATTAAGCCACCTAGCGGGTGA
- a CDS encoding 50S ribosomal protein L10, with amino-acid sequence MAHVAEWKKKEVEELTKIIKSHPVIALVDVAGVPAYPLSKMRDKLRGKALLRVSRNTLIELAIKRAAQELGKPDLEKLADYIEGGAAILATEMNPFKLYKLLEESKTPAPAKPGAVVPKDVVIPAGPTSIPPGPLVGEMQALGIPARIERGKVSIQKDYTVLKAGEVITEQLARILNALGIEPLEVGLNLLAAYEDGIIYTPNVLAIDEEEYINMLQKAYMHAFNLSVNIAYPTKQTIEAIIQKAFLGAKNVAIEAGYITPETVEDIFGRAIRAVLLIAQNLPEELLDEKTKELLNAQAQVAVATPQPTEEKVEEAEEEEEEEEASEEDALAGLGALFG; translated from the coding sequence ATGGCCCACGTAGCCGAGTGGAAGAAGAAGGAAGTTGAGGAGCTCACCAAGATAATCAAGAGCCACCCAGTAATTGCCCTCGTTGACGTGGCCGGTGTCCCCGCTTATCCGCTCAGCAAGATGCGTGACAAGCTCCGAGGGAAGGCGCTCCTTCGCGTGAGCAGGAACACTCTCATCGAGCTGGCCATAAAGAGAGCCGCTCAGGAGCTTGGTAAGCCGGACCTTGAGAAGCTCGCCGACTACATCGAGGGTGGAGCAGCCATACTCGCCACTGAGATGAACCCCTTCAAGCTCTACAAGCTCCTTGAGGAGAGCAAAACTCCTGCACCGGCCAAGCCAGGAGCAGTCGTTCCGAAGGACGTTGTCATTCCTGCCGGTCCTACCTCAATCCCACCGGGCCCGCTCGTCGGTGAGATGCAGGCCCTAGGAATTCCTGCGAGAATCGAAAGGGGTAAGGTTAGCATCCAGAAGGACTACACCGTCCTCAAGGCCGGTGAGGTTATAACAGAACAGCTCGCAAGAATCCTTAACGCCTTGGGAATTGAGCCTCTAGAAGTTGGCCTCAACCTCCTAGCAGCTTACGAAGATGGCATTATTTATACACCTAATGTGCTGGCAATAGACGAGGAAGAATACATCAACATGCTCCAGAAGGCCTACATGCACGCCTTCAACCTGTCAGTTAACATAGCGTATCCAACCAAGCAGACCATCGAGGCCATCATCCAGAAGGCCTTCCTTGGAGCCAAGAACGTTGCAATCGAGGCCGGTTACATTACTCCAGAGACGGTCGAGGACATATTTGGCAGGGCCATACGTGCCGTCCTGCTCATAGCCCAGAACCTGCCCGAGGAGTTACTTGACGAGAAAACCAAAGAGCTTTTAAACGCTCAGGCCCAAGTGGCCGTTGCAACTCCTCAGCCAACCGAGGAGAAAGTTGAAGAAGCTGAGGAGGAAGAGGAAGAAGAGGAAGCCAGCGAAGAGGATGCGCTCGCTGGGCTGGGCGCCCTCTTCGGCTGA
- a CDS encoding DUF1850 domain-containing protein produces the protein MRIEYNHSVEHSEVIEVIEVNSSGMFVRKMLWKDFGAGLPEDIQGREGDYYYKIIDQPLGKSLDYWFIPFNRPKIVINNRTVIRPPTPGLVKFRVEKCPLILVLVGRC, from the coding sequence ATGAGAATTGAATACAACCATAGTGTTGAGCATAGTGAAGTCATAGAGGTAATCGAGGTTAATTCAAGTGGCATGTTCGTACGGAAAATGCTCTGGAAAGACTTTGGGGCCGGTCTTCCAGAGGATATACAGGGGAGAGAGGGTGATTACTACTACAAAATCATAGACCAGCCCCTGGGAAAGAGTCTTGACTACTGGTTTATACCGTTTAATCGTCCTAAGATCGTTATTAATAACAGAACCGTTATCAGGCCCCCGACTCCCGGTTTAGTTAAGTTTCGAGTAGAAAAATGTCCTTTAATCCTCGTCTTGGTGGGGAGGTGTTAA
- a CDS encoding phospho-sugar mutase has product MEVYYSQRFNPEELALLGRAIGTVSHGTIIVGRDGRAISRYGKRAMVVGIVSTGSTIMDVRLIPLIALKDFAHKKGLPLAYVYYYGGVRVYVSGIDVEEINAILESRSFIEAQPNDIGATVYYPNALDDFLHEIFKHYNFKLEGKALVDAMNTPAVLFFPRMNEHFGFEVELMNDMMTSYLPPKPKEVFLHKLNKGDYDFGMRFRPDGVVEFYKENEQKEFTSMWSLLDYMKKLAL; this is encoded by the coding sequence GTGGAAGTGTATTATTCCCAGAGGTTTAACCCCGAAGAGCTGGCTCTTTTAGGCAGGGCTATAGGGACGGTTTCCCATGGGACTATAATAGTTGGCAGAGACGGCAGGGCAATTTCCCGCTATGGGAAGAGAGCGATGGTTGTCGGCATAGTAAGTACTGGTTCAACCATAATGGACGTTCGTTTGATTCCTCTTATAGCACTCAAGGACTTTGCACATAAGAAGGGTCTTCCTCTGGCATATGTTTACTACTATGGAGGAGTCAGGGTTTATGTTAGTGGTATTGATGTTGAAGAGATAAATGCTATTCTCGAAAGTAGGAGCTTTATAGAGGCCCAGCCAAATGATATCGGTGCAACAGTTTATTATCCAAATGCCCTCGACGATTTCCTTCACGAAATCTTTAAGCACTACAATTTCAAGCTAGAGGGCAAGGCTCTCGTTGATGCTATGAACACTCCGGCGGTCTTATTTTTCCCAAGAATGAATGAACATTTTGGTTTTGAAGTTGAGCTTATGAACGACATGATGACAAGTTACCTTCCCCCAAAACCAAAGGAAGTTTTCCTCCACAAGTTGAACAAGGGAGACTATGACTTTGGAATGCGCTTTAGGCCCGATGGTGTCGTTGAGTTTTACAAAGAGAACGAGCAGAAAGAGTTCACAAGCATGTGGTCTCTCCTTGACTATATGAAAAAACTCGCTCTTTAA
- a CDS encoding D-aminoacyl-tRNA deacylase: protein MKIIMTTKVDPASMNIREKLIENFGFKETELVFDGNPVYKRNETLILTTNDEMIYYDNLDDAIENQLNIKPEIIAFASRHSSKQKLPALTTHVTGNWGRAMYGGKDESLAIAVPSAMKLALLKMNELNDLNWTVCYEATHHGPSELNVPSFFIEIGSSEEEWKNNRAGEIIAETIIYVLQNYNKTKFKVAIGIGGGHYAPKQTKRALNSDIAFGHIAPKYVHPLPKEMLLKAIDRTVETVEAIYVDWKGSKGETRQLAKNLAEELGLEFIRD from the coding sequence ATGAAAATCATAATGACAACAAAAGTTGATCCAGCCTCAATGAACATAAGAGAGAAACTAATCGAAAACTTCGGATTCAAAGAAACTGAGCTTGTCTTTGATGGGAATCCTGTTTATAAGAGGAATGAAACATTGATCCTAACAACTAACGACGAGATGATTTATTATGATAATCTCGACGATGCTATAGAGAACCAGCTTAATATCAAGCCTGAGATAATAGCCTTTGCCTCTAGGCATTCAAGCAAGCAGAAGTTGCCCGCCTTAACAACCCATGTCACTGGGAACTGGGGTAGGGCAATGTACGGCGGAAAAGATGAGAGCCTTGCGATAGCGGTGCCAAGTGCAATGAAACTTGCTCTCCTTAAAATGAATGAGCTCAACGACCTCAATTGGACGGTCTGCTACGAGGCAACGCATCATGGACCAAGTGAACTGAATGTTCCAAGTTTCTTCATAGAGATTGGCTCAAGCGAGGAGGAGTGGAAAAACAACAGAGCTGGCGAGATAATAGCAGAGACAATTATCTACGTCCTTCAGAACTACAACAAGACCAAGTTCAAAGTCGCAATCGGAATAGGTGGTGGTCACTACGCTCCAAAGCAGACTAAACGGGCTCTCAACAGTGACATTGCATTTGGCCATATAGCGCCAAAGTATGTACATCCCCTTCCAAAGGAGATGCTCCTTAAGGCTATCGATAGGACAGTAGAAACAGTTGAGGCGATATATGTTGACTGGAAAGGGAGTAAAGGCGAGACCCGGCAACTGGCAAAAAATCTCGCAGAAGAGCTCGGTCTTGAGTTCATCCGAGACTGA
- the rpl12p gene encoding 50S ribosomal protein P1, whose protein sequence is MEYVYAALLLHAAGKEITEENLKKVLEAAGVTPDDARIKALVAALEGVNIDEVIEKAAMPVAAPVAVAAAPAPAESGAEQAQEEEEEEEEEVSEEEALAGLGALFG, encoded by the coding sequence ATGGAGTACGTGTATGCCGCTCTGCTACTCCACGCCGCTGGTAAGGAGATAACTGAGGAAAACCTTAAGAAAGTCCTCGAGGCTGCTGGTGTTACACCAGATGACGCCAGAATAAAGGCCCTCGTTGCCGCTCTCGAGGGAGTTAACATCGACGAGGTCATCGAAAAGGCCGCCATGCCGGTCGCCGCTCCGGTTGCTGTTGCTGCCGCTCCCGCTCCGGCCGAGAGCGGTGCCGAACAAGCCCAGGAGGAGGAAGAGGAGGAAGAGGAAGAGGTCAGCGAGGAGGAGGCCCTCGCTGGTCTCGGCGCCCTCTTCGGTTGA
- a CDS encoding 50S ribosomal protein L11: protein MPQVVEVLVEGGKATPGPPLGPAIGPLGLNVKQVVDEINKATKEFEGMQVPVKIIVEDPKKKTFRIEVGIPPTSQLIKKELGIPKGSSEAGHTPVGDLKMEQVVKIAKMKIDQMLSPTLKAAAKEVIGTALSMGVTVEGKDPREVQREIDEGLYDEIFEKAEE from the coding sequence ATGCCACAGGTTGTCGAAGTCCTCGTTGAAGGTGGAAAAGCTACACCCGGACCGCCACTCGGTCCAGCCATCGGTCCCCTTGGACTGAACGTTAAGCAGGTCGTTGACGAGATAAACAAGGCAACGAAGGAATTCGAGGGAATGCAGGTTCCCGTCAAGATTATCGTTGAGGATCCCAAGAAGAAGACCTTCAGAATTGAGGTCGGTATTCCTCCGACCAGCCAGCTCATAAAGAAGGAGCTCGGCATTCCGAAGGGCTCAAGTGAGGCCGGCCACACCCCGGTTGGAGACCTCAAGATGGAGCAGGTCGTCAAGATAGCCAAGATGAAGATTGACCAGATGCTCTCACCGACGCTTAAGGCAGCTGCCAAGGAAGTCATTGGAACGGCCCTCAGCATGGGCGTTACCGTTGAGGGCAAGGATCCAAGAGAAGTCCAGAGGGAAATTGACGAAGGACTCTACGATGAGATTTTTGAGAAAGCTGAGGAGTGA
- a CDS encoding 50S ribosomal protein L1 → MAFDRQKLVEAVKEAKARAKPRNFTQTVEIAVNLKDIDLRKPENRFKLEVVLPHGRGKEPKIAVIADGAVAEAAKKLGLDVISSEQLEEIAKSPREARKLAKRYDFFIAAAPLMPKIGKYLGRYLGPRNKMPVVVPPTITNLEPIVNKLKKTVRIQLKNNPVVHAPIGTEDMDDEKLAENAEAVLNAIINKLERGENQVKSVYVKTTMGPAVKVER, encoded by the coding sequence ATGGCCTTCGACAGGCAGAAACTCGTGGAAGCGGTGAAGGAGGCGAAGGCCCGGGCTAAGCCGCGTAACTTCACACAGACCGTCGAGATAGCAGTCAACCTCAAGGATATAGACCTCCGCAAGCCGGAGAACAGGTTCAAGCTTGAGGTTGTGCTACCTCACGGTCGTGGGAAGGAGCCAAAAATCGCGGTCATCGCTGATGGTGCCGTTGCCGAGGCGGCTAAAAAGCTCGGGCTGGATGTTATTAGTAGTGAGCAACTTGAGGAAATAGCTAAGAGCCCGAGGGAAGCGAGAAAGCTTGCGAAGCGCTACGACTTCTTCATAGCGGCGGCACCACTGATGCCAAAGATAGGTAAGTACCTCGGTAGGTATCTCGGTCCAAGAAATAAGATGCCCGTAGTAGTTCCACCCACCATAACTAACCTCGAGCCCATAGTGAACAAGCTCAAGAAGACCGTCAGGATACAACTCAAGAACAATCCCGTTGTCCACGCCCCAATAGGAACCGAGGACATGGACGATGAGAAGCTCGCCGAAAACGCCGAGGCGGTTCTCAACGCCATCATCAACAAGCTCGAGCGCGGTGAGAACCAGGTGAAGTCAGTGTACGTGAAAACCACAATGGGCCCGGCCGTTAAGGTAGAGAGGTGA
- a CDS encoding protein translocase SEC61 complex subunit gamma, giving the protein MASVIERLRNFLSESKRVLLVTRKPGMKEFKLAVKITGLGMILIGLIGMLIRIIGYFITGS; this is encoded by the coding sequence GTGGCAAGCGTCATCGAGAGACTTAGAAATTTTCTCTCTGAGTCAAAAAGAGTATTGCTAGTTACAAGAAAACCGGGAATGAAAGAGTTTAAACTGGCCGTTAAGATTACCGGTCTCGGAATGATTTTGATAGGTCTCATAGGAATGCTCATCAGAATAATTGGATACTTCATTACTGGTTCTTGA
- the ftsZ gene encoding cell division protein FtsZ, with amino-acid sequence MLKLIEDAIERTSTAQPKAVPEVQTQSDIDEELKKLLEQIQAKIYVVGVGGAGCNTVNRMMQVGIEGAKIIAINTDAQDLLKIKAHKKILIGKELTRGLGAGNNPKMGEEAARESEREIREALEGADMVFITCGLGGGTGTGAAPVVAEIAKKMGALTVAVVTLPFTVEGIRRIKNAEYGLEKLRKNTDTVIVIPNDKLMEVAPNLPIHMAFKVADEILVQAVKGITELITKPGLVNLDFNDVRAVMKDGGVAMIGIGESDSEKRALEAAQQALNSPLLDVDISGAKGALISISGSDVKLEEAQQIIELVTSKLDPEAQVIWGIQLDEELGKMIRILLVVTGVSSPYAVVEEEETPYFGEEEKKTIRLDLDEL; translated from the coding sequence ATGCTGAAGCTGATTGAAGATGCCATCGAAAGAACCTCTACGGCCCAGCCAAAGGCCGTTCCCGAGGTTCAGACTCAGTCGGACATAGACGAGGAGCTTAAAAAGCTCCTTGAGCAGATTCAGGCGAAAATATACGTAGTCGGTGTCGGTGGTGCCGGTTGTAACACCGTTAACAGAATGATGCAGGTCGGAATAGAAGGGGCCAAAATAATAGCCATTAACACCGATGCTCAAGACCTCCTCAAAATCAAAGCTCACAAAAAGATACTTATCGGCAAGGAACTCACTCGGGGTCTCGGTGCCGGAAACAACCCCAAAATGGGTGAAGAAGCAGCAAGGGAAAGCGAGAGGGAAATAAGGGAAGCACTGGAAGGAGCCGACATGGTCTTTATTACCTGCGGTCTAGGAGGTGGAACCGGAACCGGTGCCGCTCCAGTGGTTGCGGAGATAGCCAAAAAGATGGGCGCCTTGACGGTCGCCGTCGTTACACTTCCCTTCACCGTTGAGGGGATAAGGCGCATCAAGAATGCAGAGTATGGACTTGAAAAGCTCAGAAAGAACACCGACACGGTAATAGTTATACCCAATGACAAGCTCATGGAAGTCGCTCCAAACCTGCCGATACACATGGCATTCAAAGTTGCCGACGAGATACTGGTTCAGGCCGTTAAGGGTATAACCGAGCTCATCACTAAGCCCGGACTGGTTAATCTCGACTTCAACGATGTTAGAGCAGTTATGAAGGACGGCGGCGTGGCAATGATAGGCATAGGCGAGAGCGACAGCGAGAAGAGGGCTTTAGAAGCGGCTCAGCAGGCCCTTAACAGCCCGCTCCTCGACGTTGACATAAGCGGTGCCAAGGGGGCATTAATAAGCATCAGCGGAAGCGACGTCAAGCTTGAGGAAGCCCAGCAGATAATCGAGCTCGTTACGAGCAAGCTCGACCCAGAGGCACAGGTCATCTGGGGAATCCAGCTGGATGAGGAGCTTGGTAAGATGATTAGAATTCTCCTTGTTGTCACAGGTGTTAGTTCCCCTTATGCCGTTGTTGAAGAAGAGGAAACTCCATATTTCGGAGAAGAGGAGAAGAAAACCATTAGGCTGGATCTTGATGAACTCTGA
- a CDS encoding class III signal peptide: protein MRSAQAAIEYMFMIALALLMVLIAVRLVEKTSQSAVKTIEKANKEIIEILQNMTNG from the coding sequence ATGAGATCGGCTCAGGCTGCGATAGAGTATATGTTCATGATAGCCCTTGCACTCTTAATGGTTCTCATAGCGGTGAGGCTTGTAGAAAAAACATCTCAAAGTGCCGTTAAAACCATAGAAAAGGCAAATAAAGAAATCATAGAGATACTTCAAAACATGACAAATGGATAG
- a CDS encoding TRAP transporter fused permease subunit gives MEEKQNVEIEKLEEVISRTRKLPPKLEKVVTISAILIGIYEILFIFNFNGALYNMLSKVGIRLSFLLYTLQSQQGEAFVLAMILVIAYLLYPFRKSERFKKVGPLDYLFIGLSLLTMFYLFFRYPQYAETASVYERDVIFAFLAILVVLEATRRVIGWVLPLVVIVFLGYALNNIGFNLKVFAEHMYLASEGIFATPLYVMTIYVFAFIFFGSFLLKIGISDYITEFMISLFGSRPGGPAKAAVIASGLMGTVSGSSVANVLTTGTFTIPLMKKAGYPPEIAGAVEPVASTGGQLMPPIMGAAAFIMAEFLGIPYNKIIIAAVIPALVYYSGVYLFIDRETKRLGLKGMPKEQFKPIRYFLRKSYILLPIAVITVALVWGIPAHIAAISSLGVAIWVAWISKDNITGNEALYVAIALIGTFLMFAGKGYPVLIALFGILVVLGILKKGVQFNEKFYITALFLLFIAFNQAIGMSKENLLFLTGIFGIIFSLIVGAISKTLDGKAMFSATYESMIEAGKTSTAVMLAAASAGLIQGSLTITGLANSLGYRLAGLTGGNLWLLLVVTMVFSLILGMGVPTTANYIITSLVMAPAIYQAVSSVYPYNQPVPGFATAIALLAAHFFVFYFGILADITPPVALASYAGSALAGGDFWKTALNAVRYAIAGYIGPYIYFTHPEMFLITVKNWHLGTVGLVLYDLFATILVLYMLSAGFTGWLKGHLKMYYRVALIVVALIAASLHPIPVAVSLGLVGIGLLGKVQG, from the coding sequence ATGGAAGAAAAACAGAACGTTGAGATTGAGAAATTGGAGGAAGTAATAAGCAGAACAAGAAAGCTCCCTCCAAAACTTGAAAAGGTTGTAACAATATCTGCAATTCTCATTGGTATATATGAGATATTGTTTATCTTTAACTTCAACGGTGCACTCTACAACATGCTCTCCAAGGTAGGGATAAGACTTAGTTTTCTGTTATACACCCTCCAGAGCCAACAGGGGGAGGCTTTTGTTCTGGCCATGATCCTTGTTATAGCGTATCTTCTCTACCCCTTTAGGAAATCAGAGCGGTTTAAGAAAGTGGGTCCCTTGGATTACCTCTTCATAGGGCTAAGCCTTTTAACAATGTTTTATTTGTTCTTTAGGTATCCTCAGTATGCAGAAACTGCATCGGTATATGAAAGGGACGTAATATTTGCGTTCCTAGCGATTTTGGTCGTCCTTGAAGCCACTCGGAGGGTTATTGGGTGGGTTCTTCCACTGGTTGTCATAGTTTTCCTTGGATATGCCCTCAACAACATAGGTTTCAATCTTAAGGTTTTCGCAGAGCATATGTATCTTGCCAGCGAGGGAATCTTTGCGACTCCTCTCTATGTCATGACGATCTACGTCTTTGCGTTCATCTTCTTCGGATCATTTTTGCTTAAGATAGGCATCAGTGACTACATAACCGAGTTTATGATAAGTCTCTTTGGATCTCGGCCAGGTGGTCCTGCTAAAGCTGCGGTAATAGCGAGTGGGTTAATGGGAACTGTGAGCGGTTCGAGTGTTGCCAACGTTTTAACTACTGGAACTTTTACGATACCCTTGATGAAAAAGGCTGGATATCCCCCTGAGATTGCGGGAGCAGTGGAACCTGTTGCATCGACAGGTGGTCAGTTAATGCCACCTATCATGGGAGCAGCGGCATTTATAATGGCGGAATTCTTGGGCATTCCTTACAACAAAATAATAATTGCCGCTGTAATTCCGGCGCTGGTATATTACTCTGGAGTTTACCTATTCATTGATAGGGAAACAAAAAGACTTGGCCTAAAAGGTATGCCAAAGGAGCAATTCAAACCCATTAGATACTTCCTGAGGAAGAGTTACATTCTACTGCCAATAGCTGTTATAACGGTAGCCCTCGTCTGGGGAATTCCTGCCCATATCGCAGCTATATCTTCTCTGGGAGTTGCCATCTGGGTTGCATGGATATCAAAAGATAACATTACCGGAAACGAGGCTCTCTACGTTGCAATAGCCCTAATAGGGACTTTTTTGATGTTTGCCGGCAAGGGATATCCTGTGCTCATTGCTCTATTTGGAATTTTGGTTGTGCTTGGGATATTAAAGAAGGGAGTTCAGTTTAACGAGAAATTCTACATAACAGCACTGTTCCTCCTATTTATAGCATTTAATCAGGCTATTGGAATGAGCAAGGAGAACTTACTGTTCCTGACTGGGATTTTTGGAATAATATTCTCACTTATAGTCGGCGCTATATCTAAAACACTCGATGGAAAAGCAATGTTCTCCGCAACTTATGAGTCAATGATCGAGGCTGGAAAAACGAGCACAGCAGTGATGCTTGCTGCAGCCAGTGCTGGCTTGATCCAGGGATCTCTGACAATAACAGGATTGGCCAACTCTCTTGGCTATCGGCTCGCTGGTCTAACCGGAGGAAACCTATGGCTATTGCTTGTAGTCACAATGGTGTTCAGTCTGATACTTGGAATGGGCGTTCCGACAACTGCGAACTACATCATTACTTCTCTTGTCATGGCACCTGCTATTTATCAAGCAGTTAGCTCTGTTTATCCCTATAACCAGCCTGTTCCGGGCTTTGCAACGGCAATAGCATTGCTTGCTGCACACTTCTTTGTATTCTACTTTGGAATCCTCGCAGACATTACTCCACCAGTAGCGCTGGCAAGCTATGCAGGTTCGGCCTTAGCAGGTGGTGACTTTTGGAAAACAGCTCTAAATGCCGTTCGTTATGCAATAGCTGGCTACATCGGGCCATATATATATTTCACGCACCCAGAGATGTTCCTTATAACAGTCAAGAATTGGCATCTTGGAACTGTCGGGCTAGTACTCTACGATCTTTTTGCTACAATTCTGGTGCTCTACATGTTATCAGCAGGCTTTACAGGGTGGCTTAAGGGACATCTCAAAATGTACTACAGGGTAGCATTGATAGTTGTTGCTCTAATAGCAGCGTCTCTCCACCCAATACCAGTTGCAGTGAGTCTTGGATTAGTTGGAATTGGACTGCTGGGAAAAGTCCAAGGATGA
- the tmk gene encoding dTMP kinase, with the protein MGIFIVLEGIDGAGKSTQAKLLKIWFEEKGYEVVLTKEPTDTPFGKLIRRLVLTGGKEGIIDGAKISHEAEALLFAADRAEHVDKLIKPSLESGKVVISDRYFYSSLAYQWARGLDLEWLIDLNRFAIRPDLVLLLDLPVRESMKRIKTRSIRSEFDKIMELQKRVRENYLKLAELFPEIKIVNAMEDVDNVHRQIVALVESLLEK; encoded by the coding sequence TTGGGGATCTTTATAGTACTTGAGGGCATAGACGGTGCTGGAAAGTCAACACAAGCAAAACTACTAAAAATATGGTTTGAGGAGAAAGGATATGAAGTTGTTTTGACTAAAGAGCCAACAGATACCCCCTTTGGTAAGCTTATAAGGCGACTTGTCTTAACTGGTGGGAAGGAGGGTATTATAGATGGGGCTAAAATAAGCCATGAAGCAGAGGCTTTACTCTTTGCAGCAGATAGAGCCGAGCATGTTGATAAGTTAATAAAGCCATCCCTTGAGTCTGGAAAAGTCGTAATTTCTGACAGATATTTCTATTCCTCCCTTGCCTATCAATGGGCTCGAGGTCTAGACCTTGAATGGCTTATTGATCTCAACCGGTTTGCTATACGACCAGATTTAGTTTTGCTTCTTGACCTTCCCGTTAGAGAAAGCATGAAACGAATAAAAACAAGGAGTATAAGGAGTGAGTTCGACAAAATAATGGAACTTCAGAAAAGAGTGCGTGAGAACTATCTCAAACTTGCAGAGTTATTTCCAGAGATTAAGATAGTTAACGCTATGGAAGACGTTGATAACGTCCATAGACAGATTGTTGCTTTGGTCGAATCTTTACTAGAGAAATGA